In a genomic window of Sarcophilus harrisii chromosome 4, mSarHar1.11, whole genome shotgun sequence:
- the LOC100930529 gene encoding serine/arginine-rich splicing factor 7, with protein sequence MSCYGRYGGETKVYVGNLETGAGKGELERAFSYYGPLRTVWIARNPPGFAFVEFEDPRDAEDAVQGLDGKVICGSRVRVELSTGLPRRSRYDRPPARCPFDPNDRCYECGEKGHYAYDCHRYSRRRRSRSRSRSHSRSRGRRYSRSRSRSRGRRSRSASPRRPRSASLRRSRSPSIQSRSGSLKRSRSSRSRSRSRSRSLSRPRSSRSKSRSPSPKRSHSPSGSPRRSASPERMD encoded by the coding sequence ATGTCATGCTATGGGAGGTACGGAGGAGAGACCAAAGTATATGTTGGCAACCTAGAAACTGGTGCTGGCAAAGGAGAATTAGAAAGAGCTTTTAGTTATTATGGTCCCTTAAGAACCGTATGGATTGCCAGAAATCCTCCAGGATTTGCCTTTGTGGAGTTTGAAGATCCAAGAGATGCAGAAGATGCAGTTCAAGGACTAGATGGAAAGGTGATTTGTGGTTCTCGTGTAAGAGTCGAATTGTCAACAGGCCTTCCTCGAAGATCTCGGTATGATAGACCACCTGCACGCTGCCCATTTGATCCTAATGACAGATGTTATGAGTGTGGTGAGAAAGGTCATTATGCTTATGATTGTCACCGGTACAGCCGTCGAAGGAGAAGTAGATCACGCTCTAGATCTCACTCAAGATCCCGAGGAAGGAGATATTCTCGCTCACGAAGCAGGAGCCGTGGAAGGAGGTCAAGATCTGCATCTCCTCGAAGACCAAGATCTGCATCTCTGCGTAGATCTCGATCTCCTTCAATCCAATCTCGATCTGGTTCTTTGAAAAGATCAAGATCATCCCGTTCAAGATCCAGATCCAGATCCAGATCTCTTTCAAGACCTAGGAGCAGCCGATCAAAGTCCAGATCACCATCTCCAAAGAGAAGCCACTCTCCTTCTGGAAGTCCTCGCAGGAGTGCAAGTCCTGAAAGAATGGActaa